A window of Gemmatimonadaceae bacterium contains these coding sequences:
- a CDS encoding YdeI/OmpD-associated family protein, which translates to MGTKDARVDAYIAKAPDYAKPILEYLRATVHEVVPDVTEGIKWQSPHFDYKGMFCGMSAFKKYCVFGFWKSPLVLGDEFKSERPTDQLGRIARLADLPPKKQLVGYLKKAKELNDTGAKVERKPPKRKTPLRTPAFLTAALKKNQRAAAAYDAFSPSHRREYVEWLTEAKTDATRNKRLAQAIEWMAEGKARNWKYMR; encoded by the coding sequence ATGGGCACCAAGGACGCGCGCGTCGACGCGTACATCGCCAAGGCGCCCGACTACGCCAAACCGATCCTCGAGTATCTGCGAGCGACCGTGCACGAAGTCGTGCCCGACGTGACCGAGGGCATCAAATGGCAGTCCCCGCACTTCGACTACAAGGGAATGTTCTGCGGGATGTCGGCGTTCAAGAAGTACTGCGTCTTCGGATTCTGGAAGTCGCCGCTCGTCCTCGGCGATGAGTTCAAGAGTGAACGTCCGACCGATCAGCTCGGACGCATCGCTAGGCTCGCCGACCTGCCGCCGAAGAAGCAGCTCGTCGGCTATCTGAAAAAGGCGAAGGAACTCAACGACACGGGGGCGAAGGTCGAGCGCAAACCGCCGAAACGGAAAACACCGCTTCGCACACCGGCCTTCCTCACAGCCGCGCTGAAGAAGAACCAGAGAGCGGCGGCGGCCTACGACGCCTTTTCTCCGAGCCACAGACGCGAGTACGTCGAATGGCTGACCGAGGCGAAGACCGATGCGACGCGCAACAAGCGTCTGGCGCAGGCGATCGAATGGATGGCCGAAGGAAAAGCGAGGAACTGGAAGTACATGAGATGA